One Corythoichthys intestinalis isolate RoL2023-P3 chromosome 9, ASM3026506v1, whole genome shotgun sequence DNA window includes the following coding sequences:
- the camkvb gene encoding caM kinase-like vesicle-associated protein, which translates to MPFGCLTIGEKKDYHSPSDVTDKYDMGQIVKSEEFCELFRAKDKNSTRMYTCKKFLKKDGRKVRKAAKNEILILKMVKHPNILQLVDVFETKKEYFLFLELATGREVFDWILDQGYYSERDTSNVVRQVLEAVAYLHSLHIVHRNLKLENLVYYNRLKHSKIVISDFHLAKLENGLIKDPCGTPEYLAPEVVGRQRYGRPVDCWATGVIMYILLSGNPPFYDESDEDDYENHDKNLFRKILAGDYEFDSPYWDEISDSAKNLVTRLMEVDQDQRLTAQEAINHEWISGGAASDKNIKENVCAQIEKNFARAKWKKAVRVTTIMKRLRATDQSNAKTSSPAATAALDPAPPEATADPGAPSPAVQEVVTVINKPVVEDTHGTEPQAQEAEPTSRCNGDTVAPLHVGDDARDEQG; encoded by the exons ATGCCCTTCGGCTGTTTAACAATTGGAGAAAAGAAGGATTACCACAGTCCTTCAGACGTGACAGACAAATATGACATGGGTCAAATTGTTAAATC GGAAGAGTTCTGTGAGCTATTCAGGGCCAAGGACAAAAATTCAACCAGAATGTACACATGTAAAAAGTTTCTGAAGAAGGATGGAAGAAAGGTGCGCAAAGCTGCCAAAAATGAAATCCTCATTTTGAAGAT GGTGAAGCATCCTAATATTCTCCAGCTGGTGGACGTCTTTGAGACTAAAAAGGAATACTTCCTTTTTCTTGAACT TGCAACAGGTAGAGAAGTGTTTGACTGGATCTTGGATCAAGGCTATTACTCAGAGCGGGACACCAGCAATGTGGTGCGCCAGGTCTTGGAAGCTGTCGCGTACCTCCACTCTCTGCACATTGTTCACAGAAATCTCAAG ttggagaacttggttTATTACAACCGCTTGAAGCACTCTAAAATAGTCATCAGTGACTTTCATCTTGCCAAGTTGGAAAATGGATTAATCAAAGACCCCTGTGGGACACCAGAGTATTTGG CACCTGAAGTAGTCGGCAGACAGCGATATGGTCGACCTGTAGACTGCTGGGCAACAGGTGTCATTATGTACATTCT ACTGTCAGGTAACCCTCCTTTCTATGATGAAAGTGATGAAGATGACTATGAAAATCATGACAAGAACCTATTCCGAAAGATCCTTGCAGGCGATTACGAGTTTGACTCTCCATACTGGGATGAGATCTCAGATTCAG CAAAGAATCTGGTTACACGTTTGATGGAGGTGGATCAAGACCAGAGATTGACAGCCCAGGAGGCTATAAATCATGAATG gatCTCAGGTGGTGCAGCTTCAGATAAAAACATCAAGGAAAACGTATGCGCGCAAATAGAGAAGAACTTCGCTCGGGCCAAATGGAAG AAAGCTGTGCGGGTCACCACCATCATGAAGAGACTGAGAGCAACTGACCAAAGTAATGCAAAGACCTCCAGTCCAGCAGCGACCGCAGCATTGGACCCTGCACCTCCCGAGGCCACTGCGGACCCAGGTGCACCTTCACCTGCTGTACAGGAAGTGGTCACAGTGATAAACAAGCCAGTTGTGGAAGACACTCATGGGACAGAGCCACAGGCACAGGAAGCCGAGCCCACCTCTCGCTGCAATGGAGATACTGTGGCTCCACTCCATGTAGGTGATGATGCAAGAGATGAGCAAGGCTAG